The Myripristis murdjan chromosome 4, fMyrMur1.1, whole genome shotgun sequence region GGAGCCTCCTGTTGGAGGAGTGGTGGACTCCAGGATCCGACCTACTGGAGCCCTGCTGGGTCACATGCACAGCCAACTGCAGAGCAAGGCGGCGGCACAGGTGACCCTCCAGACATTATTTTAGAAAGCACAttaaccccttgtagactattgtcGCAAATTTGCCTCAAACCATTTCCAGTCTGGtgtatgtatcccactgatgctgttgatgcatacAACACATACCAGgaattgtattggaagcactctaccaccaataatttagcatctgcttgaaggcaaaaatacaaaacaatttatttttgtagataattgtaaataaattcaggcagtaaggggttaagGCTCAACTCAAGACTGAACGTATGGTATAAACAACTCTCTAACTGGAAATTGGGATGAGCATGTCCATGTCACAGCTTTAACtgtacaagattttttttccctcatcatCAACACCTATATTGACACACTGCTAaatatttgtgattaaaatgcacCAAGAAAATATCTGAGAACATGTAAACTTTCAAACCTCGTCCTCTAACTTTATCACAGATTTAATTGAGGTTATATGTGGTAAACATCAAGTAACCGCGTTCAAGCTAAACTCTTTCATCTCGGCCTCACAGGCTGGTGACGGATATGTTTTGTAGCTTTTTCCCCATATTGTTTACATGGGACCACTGAAGTATACTCCATTACTGTCTTGATGTGCCTGCACCATAATTGCCAGAGAGAGATGTGATTACATAAGGAGACCAGCCCAGACTGCCTAATGGCAGAAAGAAATCATTCCTCTTTCCTGGCAACTTGTACAAGTGACATGTTGTAGCTAACGTTTCAAACAGAGTGCTTCAAAACAACATTACATTCAGGAGTTACCATTCAGATAGAGAAAGAAATGTCTTTAGGATCCCTAAGAgtgataaatgtgtgtgtttgtagatgGGTTCACCAGCAAAGAGAGAGCCAGTATCCTATCCCTCTGGTCAGCTGTGCTATGAACTTCACTGGGACACAGAGGCCCCCAGCAGCTCAGGTGAGACACCCTGTGGCCATATAAAGGTATAACAATTTGAACACTCTCACTGTAACATAATCTAAGGACTCCAGATTAGCAGAGGTGGTCTTGTCTTACATCtgttattacaaaaaaaacaaaaaaaaacaaacagtttctACAGTAAGAGACAGCAGTGCCGCAGCagagaatatatttttttaaatgttttaaatgttatttgtgTCCATACTGAGGAGGTGGATATGTTCTGCACAATTTTCTGATCAATGATGACACCCTTAACTATCTGAAATCATTAAATACCAATAACGACTTGATATCTTTTAGATTATAGATTAGATTTAGAGCGTTTTCTGCTTCCTTTATATGATTTAgggcaataataataataataataatgatatggTTCCACCACAATTAGTATTGCATCTGACTTAAATATGCAGGTAGGCTTATTTGTGGAAATGTAAAAGAACCACATTTACacaaatttaacatttaacattgtCAATATAAAGAGCAGTTGTAACCACTAGAGGGCAAACCAAGCGCTTTAAAAAAGTTCTAAACTTATTAGGCACCATGTAATTTGAGTTTAAAATGAGTGAATGTGTTTCCCACAATACCTCATCCTTCTAATATACACCCAATCAGACAGAAGACTGCTTGTCTTTCTCAGGTCTGACGTCAGATGGTTACCTGCGTGCCGATGGCCAACCACCAAGTAGCAGGGACTATGAGGAGCATCTGTATGTTAACACCCAGAGTCTGGACAGCATGGATTCACTGGCCAAAGGACCAGATGGACACAGAGGGAGCAAGGGACCCGACAGTCCcaaaaaagatatatttgaCATGAGTAAGTCCTGAGAGTTTGCTTTTTATGCAGTAATGTATTCTGATAACCTTTAAAGACAActaaacattaaatattaattacaaattttttttttttaaattggtagATATTGGAGGAGCTGTCAGGTTTGGATGTGTACTGCTGTcttttaacttttgtttttttagcccCTAACCCCTCCCGTCAAGAGGTATTGCCTTTTGCCAGGCTGATATTGTAAATAAGGACATGACTTGCCTGATCAAATATAGGttatagaaacataaaaataaaatggtttACCATTTTTTTGATTACTACTACCGCCACATTGGTGGTAAGGATGTGGAATTTAGATCATCAGTCACCTTACAGATTTCTGTTTATCATGATGTTAGAAAGTGCACAGTGACAGTGAAGAATAAATCTTATTAAAACTGAACTATCTGTTGTCTGCAGCTGTATGAGTACTTCTACACCCCATGTAAATCCCTTGGACTCTATAATGCTTTTGAATTTGAAGTCTGTCACTGGGTCATATTGTCCCTAAGGGCCCTTTGAAGATGCTCTGAAGCTGCACGAGGCCAGTGGAGGAGCTGTGGGGTCTAGTGGATCCTCTTTAGCTGGAGGATGTGGTGTTctgggtggaggtggaggtgtggTGATCCTGGAGGACCAGTGGCCCAGCCCTCCGCGCCGTCGTGCCCCCGTGGCCCCCACCGAGGAGCAGCTCCGCAGGGAGGCCTGGTACCATGGCCGCATGAGCCGGCGTGATGCGGAGAAACTTCTAGTCCGAGATGGAGATTTCCTGGTCCGGGAGAGCACCACTAACCCAGGACAGTATGTCCTAACTGGGATGCACTGCGGCCTGCCCAAacacctgctgctggtggaCCCTGAGGGTGTGGTGAGTCTGGCAGAAATAGCTCCCCCAAAATATATTATCCAATTGTCAAACATAATACTGGCTCCACACATTACGCCAATGGGGCAAGAGGGTCTTAgtgcaaatgtgatttttgacaATTATTACAGCTGTACTTTTTCTCTTTGCAGACATTATAAAGTTGTAAAGTTGCTTAAAGTCTTTAATTTTGTAgagatttgtttgattgtttcttATTGACCATTATTTATGGTGGTGACAGGGTTTACAGATGTCCCCCcaatctgtttctgtgtttcataCAGGTCCGAACCAAAGACATGTTATTTGAGAGCATAAGTCACCTTATCTCATACCACCTGAAGAACGAGCTGCCTATTGTAGCAGCAGAGAGCGAGCTCCACCTCAAACAGGTGGTCAGGAGGAAACAGTGACCCACCCATCCAGCCCTGCATGGTGGCAGTAAGTTTGTATTACATTAGAATGACTTGCAATATTGCTTGTAATGCAGTCAGTGGATGTAATGGGTGTAAAATGATCCTTTCAAGCCAAATCTAGTAATTCATTTATAAGCTactttatttgcatgaaaatgacatcttaaaaaaatcagaaatactgcaAGGTTGAATGACTAGTGTGTTGATGTTCCATGGTTAGAAAAGTTGTGCTATATTCCCCTCTCTCCCAGGACCCAGAGGTGAATTCCCATGTGCCCATGCAAACCCCAGAGAAGACTGCATCTGTGAACCATTTAACCCAGTTGGATCTTTGTCTGGGACTAAGGGACATCATTGATACCCTCCACCCATGGACATAGCAACCAGGGCTACTCTCTCTGTTGGCTACCAGGCTCAATCAAACTGTCAAACTCATCTGTCAAACTCTTCAGCATGCAGTCATTAAGCTAACAAACCTTTGTCTCTCAACCAGAGTCCACAGTTTGACTAATCCCAGAGCTGGAAAACCATCAGCTGATATCAGGCATGAACGAGACAAGTGTTTGGTCAGAAGCCATCATCAGTCAATCACACAGGGATTTGATGCACAGTGGAGAAACGTTGTATAATGCGCTTCCAGTCTACTTCTGCTCTCCTGACAGATCAGTCATGCAGAGCAGTGAACTTGGTCCTGAgtgattcactgaaaaaaatctgggaCATTACCAGAACAAATCTCTCACTGACTATCTGGTGCACACATGAAACATAAGAGATGTCAGGTTCAATATTCATCAGTTCATCTCAGTGGAAATGCAAGAAATGTGGTCGTATTTTACTATGGCTATAGAAATGTCTGTTTCCCAGGAATGTAAAGACTGTTACACGCTCACAGGTATGCAGTACCTCACTCTGAGATGGCACAACAGATACACGCTGAACATGATGCAGTGCTaggtttattacctgttacctTAGCCATAGCCTTTTTGATTTCTCCATAATAATCTCAGGACCAAACTCTGCAGTGTTTTAAATCATGCGTTTATGGAATTTGTGTTGAAACCAGTCATTACAGAGACCATCTCATGTGATATCACTCATCGACAGTATAGTCATCTCATACTATATCTACACGTAGACAGTTCATTGGATGTACATAGGCTTGAATGTGGGCAGTTTGATCACATATACCAACAATAACATTGATTTGCGTTGTGTTTGTATGGGCTGATCTAAACTTGGTAGACGCCTGTATGTGTTATGTAAGCCTATGGAGATCATTGGTCAGTGAGAGACTGTGCTCTGTGGTCAAATGAATACTGCATCCTCTGTTAAGAACAACTACCTTGCATCCACACTCAGTATATCCACATCTGTATTTCCCCAGCCCCTCAAAGTTCAGTGCCTTAAAAACTACAGAGCTAGGCATTTCTGTCTGCTTTTACCATTGGGGAGAAGAGCAATGTATATAATGTGTATTTATGCTCCTATTGCAAAAGACTAGTTTTCTTGCCATgccagtgaatgaatgaacaaacttGAGGATGATTAAGCTCTTATAATTGTGAACGATGATGCAAGCTGCTCTTGTTTTGGAGTGAAACATGTTTAAATACTGTCTTGTTCTGTCTTGATTGTTATTGTCTTTATGTGGGATAAGTGATAATCAAGCCCTTCAGCGactgttaatttttttcttagtaTTAAGCCATAGCACTCCTGTTGGTGGTAAATCTGAAAGACTGAACATCTGGACTTAGAATCAAATCCTTTATGTGTCCCGACTCAGGGAAATCCATAACTGTTTCCCTGTCCCATATCTTGAGTCCATGCATGTTGATCAGGGTTTCTGCTCCAAAGCCGCATTGAGAAGATTCTGTCTCTTTTTGGCCAACTTCAAAATTTAAAATCTTACTGGAGTTGGGTCATGAGGGTTTCGCGCTCATCTCCATTTCAACTGGCAACATATCCAACACGTCAGGTCCTCTACAGGTCTTTGCTGCACACCTGCCAAGGCACAGAGTAGGAGGGAGAGCGGGGCAACAAGGCTTAAGGTGAAGTCAAAACTATTAATGCAACTTTTTTCAAATTACCCCATTTTGCTTTCTCAGGTCTTTCTTGTATCTTTTCTTCTTtgattaatgtgtttttgtcaataaaatgaactgaaatgaagaTAAAACTCAGAGGTTAATAAGTCCTATTTTGTTCCTTGTATCAGTCTCCCTGTCAGTTTAATGTACCCACAAATGTAGCAGCTCAGCTGTCCAGCTTTGCACACGTGATACAGCCAAATTCATACTTCGGATATCCATTACCCCAAAATAGATGTGAGGGATAGTGTAGGAGCCGTGTCCCTGGAAGGCTATTATTGTGTTCAGTCTATCCATGCATGAACAGAGACATACAAAGAACAGGCTCAGTagcagagtatttttttttccatctttattATAAGAATATTACAAAATCAGTAGGCTTATCACACAATTAATACTCCATCTTCCAAATTACATCTATCTGCATTCACACTCtgctttctatctatctatctatctgcattCACACATAACCCCCTGACTTGTAGGCTGCTGCATATTAATCAAGTTTCCCAGCCATGAAGGCACTCCATACAGTTCTGTTGTTCACTGCTTGGTTATCGGTCAAGCTCTACGGCTGTAGTATAGATTACTGTACTGTTGACATGCAGCTACATCTGAACACAGTTCACCTGTGTTTTCTACATGGGTTATACTGGGTCTCATAGGTTGCTGTGCAGGAGCTGCATTTTTGGACCTGTATAAGGACTAGAGGTGGACAGAATGACCAGGCTGGCAGGTGTGGTAGGTCTCAGTGTCCCTGCTGCTCCTTGTGTGTCATCCTCAGGATCTGGAGAAGCAGACCCTTCACCTCCTCATCCATGTGACCCTGTTGGgcaatacacactcatgtaTAAATCCACACCCACAAATGCATAACCCAAcagacacaaattcacacatcCAAAAGGTGCAACAACACATATACACGTCCTCAGAGAAATGCATGTTATATCTCACAACAATGCTTTAAATCCTGGTTTTTGCTCTACTGTGCTCGTGGTGTAATCACTTTTCAATTGTGTTTGATTGCGTTGACTGACCTGTACAGCTGACAGTAGATGGGAGCGGTATACAGCCACCACCTGCCTGTGTTTTCGCTCCCAATCCTGCAAAATAGCCATGCCTTGCTGTTAAAATGAGGACTAGAGGTTTTGGTAGTTTCCATATTATTAGGGTCTTTCATGCAactaattttcatgttttctgggTGCTTTGATACAAATCTAAAACCCATCATACAGATTAGAGATTAGATTACAGAGGTTTACAAATGCTTTCTTAATTCTGTCCtcacctggagctgctgggacagTATGGCCACTCTGTTCTGCAGTGCCATCTGCTGCCCGGGGTTCCCATgatgagtggaggaggaggaggaggtgatgcccagaggaggtgagagagctCCAAGAGCCTCCTTTAGTCGGAAAACCTCCTTAGACAGCTCTGTTATCTgcaacaagacagacagagtttGGGATTGGGAGTGACCACACTGAAGCTCTTAAAATACCAGTGTATTTTTTATGGattgattttttatttctccaAGAAAGGGTTTTGCTGAGCACACATGCTCTTTCTGAACACTGCCAGGTATTGCTGGCCACTGTCATACAGTgacacacctgggagctgcccagtacaagaCAAAGGCtctcaaaggtcaaaggtcatcctGGCACTCTTACCTTATGGATACCACTGCCACTAGAGCTCATCTTTCTCTGTTGGCTCTCACTCACACAGATCCACTCTTGGCCAACTCACTTccttcttccctttcttttcccgtctgtctctcacctTGCGGTCCTTCTCCTTCACCAGACCCTGGGACTCTTTGATGTCTTTGTGGAGCTCCTGGATGTGGCTGGACTGGGCCTGCAAGTcagaaagctgctgctgcactgtggcCAGCTGTGCCTCCGCCACCTGCCGCTCGCTCTTGTTGAACAGAGCCTCCCTCTGCACCTGGAACACCTGGACCAGAACAACAATCAGCACAACACATCACTACAGGAGTGATAATCCTTTTAGCCATGGATCCCAGCTGGATCCATAGCCCTCTTAGCCTTGACTAATTGTGTAGGGTTAAACAAGCACTTACAAGCACAAGCACTACATGTACTACAAGCAATTACAAGCACTCACAAGCACTTACTTACAAGCACTGACATTTGTACATTCGCTGTCTAAATGAATTTTGGCAGAgtctcacaaacaaacatttgcaGTCATATTTACAGAGAAAATTAATCCCTGCATTGGCTTTGGACTCTGTGGTGTGTACAGGCTTGCTGGTCTAGCTGAATGTGGACTGGTCACTGATCTTGGATTTATGTTagttgacaaacataaataacatcacttttttgtttccttcctAGCACAAGATGTAAGTCAGACTTCGTTAAATGCGTCTTTAATTATTGCTCAGTATTCTCAAATAtacctctacacacacacacacacacacacacacacacacacatatacagtacatatatatTTGTAAACCCTGCATTTAGTAGGACTCAGGTTGTGAGGTGCACAGGGTTGTCACAATTATAACTTTTATTCTCAGTGTGGAAATATGACCCCTCATTaatctctgtgttttcataGTAGCACTCCATCACACAGAAGCTATTAGGCTAGTAGACCAAGTGCAGGCATTTCAATTTGTGGAATGAATTTACACCGTACGCCACAATGCCATCATTCAGGGGGAAGGAAAACCATGGCTGGAGCGTTACCAGGAACCAATTGTCAATGTATATAGAGTGCCTCAATGCATCAGTGAGCAGGCATACACAGAGAATCAATGACAGCGAGGGAGGTATAGAATGGAGAAAGTAATACATGGATGAATAatgcagagggagaaaggagaccTCTCTGAAGCACAGCGCTGTTTGAGTGGCGCTGAGTGGAACAataacacaggacacacacgcCACTCAAAACACACCTCGGTGCAGGTCTTTTCGTGTTTGCGGGTGAGGTCGTTGAAACGCGCTGTGATGCTGTTGATCTCGGCCTGCAGGGACAATCGCTGGGCCTCGTGCTCCTCCTTGGAAATCAGCCCCTGCTCTGCAGCCTTCTGGGCTTTGATCTCCCTCAGCTCCATCTCCTTCTCCTGCAGAGCGTCCCGAGACGCCGCTGCACTGCTCTCACTGGCCTGCAGGGATCGCTGTAGCTCTGCCTGGACGTGGCAAACACAAGGAGGACAGGAAACATCATAAGAAGTTATATCAaattgacagagagagaatttgaAATTGTCTACAGTACACTAAAGTGTCTGTCTCCATACATACAAAAGCACTGAGGGCAAAGAAGAGAAGACAACACAGCATCACTGTTTTGCATCACTCACTCCATTAATGAAAACATGATGTAGGCCAATCATATTAATTGTACAACCAATATGAGATAATTGCTTTTGCATGTTGTTTGCTTTCTGCTAGCAAGTTCcttttcattgttatttctCACctcatttttttatgtaatcaaattttgaggtgggaTTCTCTTATAAGCCCCTAggggttttctgtatctcacctgcacaatctattgttatttcattcttgttctgatgttttgcttttattgtgcaaaaataataaaaataaataaataaataaataaataaaatagtggATATCTTTGATCACTCCCTCAGCTGACCTTGACTTTCTCGTGCTCCTCCCTGGGTACGGCGTCCTGCATGGCCTGCAGCTTGGCCTCCAGTTGGGCGGCCTGCTCCTCGGCCTGGCCACGCAGGGTCCTCTCCTGCTGGAGCTCCTGCAGGGTCTGAGCCAGTTGTTCGGACACTGCGGACAGCGCCTCCTTATGTTTGGACAGCGGCACTGTGTCTTTCATCTGCAGGGCGTCCTGCGCCCGGCCCTCGCGCTCAGCACACAGACAGTCCAGTGCCTGCGCGGCTTCCTGCCTCGCTACCTCCAGTTCCTCTCTCACTGCCGCCAGGGTGCGTCTGGAGTGATCTGATTGGATAGACACATAATCACTTGCAGCCTACAAAACCCATTTTGGCGTCTTGATTGGATGATAAAGTCCAaacctaaaaaacaaacacaatctcTTTGCTCCTAAATGAAGGTCATATTGTAAGACTTTGTTTGATGCACAGTCAAATGACTCCTCTAACAAAGTAATAATTTTCCAGTTTCCTCtaaaaaaaacagtactttatgtaaacaaaataatactGCACACCTGATGTGATTGAGGGCTCTGAGCTTTCTGagcgctcctcctcctcttcctcctcgtcgtCATCTCCATCTCGATGTGAAGGAGGCCTGACTcgctccagctccagcagagCCTCGTTGAGCCTGACAGCCACTTCAGCCCGCTCCCTGGCCAGCTGCTCGCACTGGAGTCCCAGGGTCAcctgcacctcctccagctctgaccTGGGCACGCACCTCCTCAGCTCTCCCTCCAGCTCCCCCACACGGATCTGGAGGCGACGCACCAGCTCCCCTTCCACATGTCCTGCTCCGCTCTCCCGCCCCGCGTCCACCTTCTCTGAAGCCCTGCTCTCTGCCAGGGCTGCCTCCAGTTCAGTCAGCCTGTCACGGAGGTGCTTCACggtttctccctctccttctccttcgtTCTTTCCCCCTTCCTCTTTTGCTGACTCTCTCTTGGCCAGGGCAGCTTGGAGATCCTCTACTTTTGTCGTCAGCTGTTTGATTGTGTCACTGTCCTGGCTGCTTTGGCCCTCTGCCTCGCCCTCTCTCTTAGCTATCTCTGCCTCCAGCGCCGCGACCCTCGCTCTCAGCTGCTGCGCCTCCTGCCTCAACCCCTCGTCGGCCTCAGCCCCACCCCCCGTTCCAGGCGTGTCCCGTTCCCTGTCATTATCGAGCTGCTCCACGGAAAGCACCCCGAGGCGCACCTGTTCCTTCAGCTCCTCTAGTTCAGTCTGGGAGGAggccagctgctcctccagcccGCGCAGCTTCTCCTTCATGGCCTCcgcactctctccctctgccccgCCGTTCTGAGACTTCTCTTCACTTCTGCATAACAAGACAACAGTCACCAACCAGTCAAACCTCAAACGAATTAGAAAATCAACAATCAGTCTTGTCATGAAGAAAGCCTGGTCATCATCATAACATTAACGTCATCCAACCACAGCCTCTGATAGTACACAGTGATATGGCTTACGCATTAGTTGGAGGAGAAGGTTGCGCTTCAACAGAATGATTTTTAGAGAAGTGCTAAACCCAATATCCAGTATACTGTGATGTGAGCCAATAAActggtgaaatgtgagtatCCTCCTTGACTTGATGAgtgggatgtgctacctttttaCACTTACACATTGTCAGATCAAAATCCATGACATGACCAGTACCCAGAGGCTTGGCACTTTGAAGTGGCCTCCACTCCATTAGTAATTATTACTGATGTTCGGTCACTAATCAATGCAAATATATGTACAACCCACAATAAAGGCCTGATTCATGATAAGGGAGTTCAGAAGAATGCAACCTCTAATGACTACTTGTGTTTGCTGCTGATGAGTCTGTTTGATTGAATGAGTGCATGAATGAATTACCGCTCCTCTGCCGTGCTGGAGGCCTCGTCTGAGCCCTGGGCCTGTGCGTAGCGCTCCTGAAGGGCTTCAAACTCCCTCCTGAGAGTCTCGTACTGCACTGTGGGGACAAAGTCTGGGCTGGAgctctgcatgtctgtgtcatCCTTTTCAAACATCTCCAGCATCTACACACCACACAGCAAAGGAATCAGTGCCTCATGGAGGCTGGCACCTTTGAAATAATATGTGCTGTAATTACGGATGCATGATAATGTTGGCACGTCATCGGTATCGGCCAATATCggctttaaaattaaatatttgtccCGTAggaaaatattacataaaaaataaatgggacaTGTTTTACAAAACCTAAGATGAGgtggttttcttattttgctaagtgaatgtgtacattttgaaatgcattGGATTTTTTGTCTGCATCTGGCATCACAATACATCAATTCCAATACAAGAGAGATTTGATGGTCTCTGCaattatgtggaaaaaatatgcGCATTTATCAGTATCTGTATTTGCAATCAGCCAAACAGCTGTAAAATATTGCCATGTTGgatatctgcaaaaaaaaatccaatatcatgcATCACTAACTGTAATGCTTGTCAGTCAACTCTGAACCATGAGTTGCATTACTACAGACACTGCTTTGAAATTCATATagattaaatgttaaaatgatctgtCAACTGATCTCTGGTCTAGTATCAGGTGGAGTGAATGAAGTTAAAGAACAAGCCAGATGATCAAAGGGCGATAAAACGCATGAATACAAATGAATGTCTTCTCAGAGTGAACAAAATGTTGCTTGAGACAAACCTGGTAATAATCCTATGCTGATAACTTGGTGACTGTCATGGCCCGTAAGTCTTCATTACTTAATCTACTTTGAGTTCCCGTGAGTCACGGAATCCTagcctgaaaacacatcagaTGT contains the following coding sequences:
- the ankrd24 gene encoding ankyrin repeat domain-containing protein 24, translated to MDPQQPVFSLMKRFCPCFSLLPLPSQDWSKSDERLLQAVEQNEPDKVSALIAKKGLCPTKLDAEGKSAYHLCASRGRLDCLEVIISHGADLNIADGAGFHALHLAAKNGQSDCLKRLLQERLAVDCTDGIGRTPLHHAAVSGCLSCTETLWDFKANLDVQDGDGATPLILAAQMSRVELCVFLLGRGANANIQDNQGRSALMLACESDSAETVEALLRGGANTQLVDALGHDAAHYSVTTGNQCITQLLQDGAPPAAEGTGQEPPALPTTQGGTTPRKRKAPPPPRSPPQIQGLPPSPEPVSPTPPPQSPEPQSPETQHPAQAEDEEVFEEIRRLRLERGRLLQKIKGLEQQQQSAISAVEEVSQLKERLEQYEAERNRLQGELEELRGGLGIGASDSEDMDEMLDFPEKLLSRRSRASPAQDDAASQGETDSANPGSAAELHKQIEALRSENSELVLKVQMLEMFEKDDTDMQSSSPDFVPTVQYETLRREFEALQERYAQAQGSDEASSTAEEREEKSQNGGAEGESAEAMKEKLRGLEEQLASSQTELEELKEQVRLGVLSVEQLDNDRERDTPGTGGGAEADEGLRQEAQQLRARVAALEAEIAKREGEAEGQSSQDSDTIKQLTTKVEDLQAALAKRESAKEEGGKNEGEGEGETVKHLRDRLTELEAALAESRASEKVDAGRESGAGHVEGELVRRLQIRVGELEGELRRCVPRSELEEVQVTLGLQCEQLARERAEVAVRLNEALLELERVRPPSHRDGDDDEEEEEEERSESSEPSITSDHSRRTLAAVREELEVARQEAAQALDCLCAEREGRAQDALQMKDTVPLSKHKEALSAVSEQLAQTLQELQQERTLRGQAEEQAAQLEAKLQAMQDAVPREEHEKVKAELQRSLQASESSAAASRDALQEKEMELREIKAQKAAEQGLISKEEHEAQRLSLQAEINSITARFNDLTRKHEKTCTEVFQVQREALFNKSERQVAEAQLATVQQQLSDLQAQSSHIQELHKDIKESQGLVKEKDRKITELSKEVFRLKEALGALSPPLGITSSSSSTHHGNPGQQMALQNRVAILSQQLQDWERKHRQVVAVYRSHLLSAVQGHMDEEVKGLLLQILRMTHKEQQGH